DNA from Quercus lobata isolate SW786 chromosome 1, ValleyOak3.0 Primary Assembly, whole genome shotgun sequence:
ACCCACATAGAAACTACAAACcgtatgaatgaaaaaataaataaaaaaaacttataatcCAATCCCAAACGCACACTAGTGTGACGAATGTCAAGCGTCAAATgatttcaatttcattatttaagCTTCGAATAGGCCACTTATTGAAAGGATGAGTTCGAgcccttcttttctttcattttggcCTAAGCTTAAAGTTGAAAAAAGTTGTTGATTCATATGCCAGCCAGCTCGCTCTATCCTAGCCTAGCATTAGagtgtatacatatatattctagGAGCTATTTCTGACCTACTAAATTCCTAATTAATTTGCagttcaatatatgaatttccaCTCCCAATGACTATGAAACAGAAAACATGAGCTaaatgtgaatatttttttggtaagatTGTCCCCCTACTCTAAATAAAATATGCATCAATGGTTAGTAGTGATGGTTACTTACATAGATCCATATGGTGGAATCTAATTTAAGAGATGGTCTAATCATAGAAAAATTTGAAGTCAATATTGGGGGAggggagagagacagagaacataaaataaaaaagttaatgaTGTGATTGGTTAGGACATAAATCATTTGTTcaactttaaatttaaagttaaactataaaaaattcaattatcaGTATCACATAATGAAATTCTAAAATTCACTTAATTCTACGATAAAGTTGAATGAAGCGTACTATGAAGAATAAATTATAAACTACCCCacccaaaagaaataaaaggataaGTTTCAGTCAGTTCAACTAATAAAGTGGTAAAGTCTCTTATAGTCAAATAGGTTTGAACCTCGCCTAGactaaaaaattcattaattttttaacctaatgataaaaatatatcatcATGGAGAGGATaacataagttgaaattctatcgcttctataaataaataaaaaattaataattaggtTGAGATAATTAGTAATATGATTCATTTTGATTGGGGACTTAGACCCACATCAATATTTGTAATAGAGAATCAGACACAATATCAGAAGCGCCAAACTGATGCCATCCACAATATGTGTTTCACGAATGTCAGAACAATATTATCCTATGCAATGGCCTCCTCTGACTGGTTCACAACAGTTAAAAGTCAGCTAGCAACATATAAATTCTATGCATATCTCAACCAGTCACATACACAGCTGCTAAGATGTGAACctattgtatattttattttctcttccataGGAAATTAGGCACTGAAAACTTCTTGCTTGCCAGGCCAGCCAACAggtccttttatttttctggttCATAGGTATTGTATTTATCACAGATTCATGTCCTTGAGATCACAAACTATCTATTTATGTGTCATGTGCATGGTCACCAAACTTGTCAATTTTCTGCATGCTCATAATTGCTTGCTGAATAGACACATATCCTTTCAAATAGGCCTAAAGAGTTAAAAGAAGTGATTCACGTAAAATGGACAAGTTCAATTTGCTTTCCTTAGCCAAATTTGACACGACTTTCAATAATTGAAGGGTCCCTCCACCATAACCAAGTTAATCATGAGAAGATGCACCTATATCAATGGCACTGTGACTGTCTTTTAGTCTCAATCAATCCTGGGAAATGGGATGACTATAAACCAAACCAACCAGTAAATTTGATGCATTTAATTATAAACAAGTGTGCTTATACAAAACTTAGACATATAATTACAGATAGTCTAGGAAGGTTTAGAATTTGAAGATATATAACAAATGTGGTCCGAGCCAAAGCATTTTAAAAGTTTGGATGAATGAAATGCCACAAATTTCATGCATCAAATCAAGTAGTGCTGTAACCCCACGTTTGAACATGACTGTAGACTGTAGTTCAAAAGTGAATTAATGTGGAACTTGACGACCAGCAGTACTGCCTTTGGGAAAGGATAGgccataaaattttttgagaCGCACTAAGAAGGAACAGCAACAACCTGAGATGCCACTGGATCAGATAGTTGTGGAGACACTAGTTGATGTTGATGGTGTAGCATGGCGTGCAACAAATGACTCGACAAGTGGATTCACAAGGTGAGGTGCTTCATCCTTTATTGCAATCAACAAATTATTGAAGTCAAAAAGTTATTATCATCAAACATATTCTATAGTTCATATAAAAATTTGGTCAATAATGAGCAACTATATTTATAGTATGGacagggaaaagaaaatttgtttCCACAATTGATTAATGAATGATTTTGCATTGATGGAACACCAGAAACCAGTGCTTTGGAACCAAAATGATAGCATGTGCATAGGAAGTTCTGTTAAGAGCCTAACAGCCCCTACATATCAAAACTTTGGgttcatttcaattttatttatgtttcctAGGAGATTCAGAACTTttaaaaactacttttttttaatcatttataaaatttatattataatccTTACTATCTTACAAGTTTTGCAGGAGCTacattttgaaaccaaaaataaatcaatataagtatataaataGTAGACAAAGTTTTCCTCCAAATTGGTTTGAAGTAATCTTATTCAATTTGTTACGTGGCAATTAATAAAACCATCCAcgtgtattatttaaaaaagtcaCATGACTTATTAAATATGTCATATGACTAAAAGTACATGTAGATGGTTTTATCAATTGCCACATGGGTTGGAGAAATTTTCCTCTAAATTAGTTTGGAGGTAAACTTTTTCCATAATTAACCCCCAAAAAAGGTGTAAAATACTAATTATTGTCACATAAAAACACTACCAAATCAATGCCTCCACATGTACCTGGGTGGGTGGTGGCCTGGTggggtttgtgtgtgtgtgtgtgtgtgtgtgtgtgtgagagagagagagagagagagagagagagagaggggggggggaaCCTGGGGGCAGTGCCCAACATTGGGGAGGACAATGAAGTCTTCAACAGAATCAAAATTCTCATAGTTTCTTCCAAGCTCAAGGGGTTCCCATGGATCCTTGTCACCCCATGCTATTAAAATAGGACACtgtaatgaagaaaaaagaggggtCATTACCTAGTGCTATTACCATTAAGTGGATAGAATTTCCTCCAAATCATTACAGGACAATTGAAATTACCTATTCATATGTACTTTCAGTTACATGATTTGTGGCTTGTTCTGAATTTAGATTACTTATTGAACCAAATAAACATTGATGGTCATACAAATTGCATGGATTAGAGAATATTCCTCAAAACTAGTTTGGAGTAAAACTCTATCCCATTAAATGGGATGCTAGAAGGGTGGGTAATTTGCAATCAACAAATTACCCACATGCCTTTTATCTTATgactttttgtcattttaatgGTTGGGTAAATAGAGAAGGGTGAGATAAATTGTAAGATCTCATCTACTTGTAGTAGATAAAGATTggatttcttttgaattttaatttacatttatCTTGTAAAGCCATCTATTTATATGGCTTAATGTTGAATAATAAAGGAGGctgaaaaatattgttattgaatgaaaatttcACTTTGGAGGTTTGGACTCTTTCAAGGCAGTCCAATTTATCAAACTAATGACCTTGGTAGTTGGTTCCCtcaaagcaaccaaaaaaaattgtacacaCAACATTGCcgttgttgttttcttttttcttttttttttggggggggggttgtTATAAAGTGGCTGCTCTCAATACTTGGATTAGTAGGAATGTAGGAggaagtttcacacatatatacttaaataaGGCTAGAGTAGGATTTCAAtctcatattataaataaaaaataaaaaattatcttcaacCTGACCTTTACTTGAGGCAGAAGTTCCTCAGGAAGAGGGCCAGCCGAGTAGCAAATAAACTCAAGAAACACATCAGCAGCACCAGGTTCTAGTCCTGGATTAAGTATTTTCTGAACTAGTTCCTCTGTCACTTGGGAGGTGTCATGGTAACACTGAAATGATATCCATTATTCATCATAAGCAATCGACAGCAACAATGGTAGAACTGtattcattattttcatttaggAAAAATTATCTTGTGAGACCAGCATATACACTGCCCCCTTCAATATATGGCTCCCACAAGTGTGTGTGGCCCACCAAATGTGAGGTGGGTGGTACATAAACCGTCTCACAAGATACTTTCTCTACAAACTAGTTAGAATAGGTGTTGTAAAACGTTTACATTCCCTAGTGTGCACAGATTCACTGCACTTCCTACCGTCAATTGTCAGTCTATGACAACTTGTAAACCTTTTCTCTCTAGACTAACACTTTTGACTTGAATAGTTCAGTAAATCAAGCACCGCAACTCCAGAAATGAAATCTCACTGTAACTTTTAAATGATTTAAGGTTCGATTTTCAAGGATGCTTTTTATTAGGCAAGAAATACAGAGAATATGTAACTCAAAGACAACATAGTCAAGCAGGTCCCACTCATAGAATATTTTGTCTTTTCCCATACATACACttgacacatcaatttatatGCATAGACAAGCTTGCCAACTAGTCTAGTACTTGCTCCACTTTTCCACCATTATGCATTAAAGCGTTTTACTTGTGTATGTAAAAAGGGAAGAGGTGTAAACTTCTCCACTTTTTGTGATAAGGAATCTATAACAGTCATTCAACTGGGAATAAAACGAGCATGTACCTTAATCAGATCAAATTGGATGGCATCGATAAATTAAATCCAAGCTTACTTTTTAAAGATCTAATGCATATGGGATTAGATTCAGAATCAATCATTTTTCAAATAGTAATTTCAGTTCAATCTATAACCTAAAATCTTGATCACATCACAGGCCAACACATCTTCCAAGGAAGACTCATGAtttcaaaatagaaaatctCAAACTCAACTTAGCCCATGGAATGTGTATTACAATCCTAGTTTTACGGCTTTTGCCAAGTTAACTATGGGTCATGGATCATTGGTTGGGTCAAACCAACCCAATTACTAACACACCATTTCAATGCACCTACTCCATTGCAAAATAATCATAAATAACTAcagattaaaattttgtgtggGAGACAAAGTCTAGAAGTTGAAAGAAAAGAGGAAGGAAAAAGTAGAAGATTTAGAAATACCACCGTGGTGAAAATTCTGGGAAGAGTATGTATTCTTTtggatgagaagatgaaaaaaaaaaagcaaaaaggagAAGGATAATTTATCCTTCTGGAGAATTCCATTCTCAACATTTGAAAGCATTTGTGCATAATTATAAGTGATGTCTTGGATTACACAAAGAAAGGTCTAAGACAAATTGTAAACCTAATAAAATTTTGGTGaaactttgttttgttgaaCTACTATAAATTGGTCCTAAATCATAATTCAAATCAGCCCTTGATACCATTAGTAGTCATCAGTGCTAATTTAGCACTGATGACTATGTGAGAAATACCAATTTGATATATAGGAATACCTGGCAAAGAATACCCCTCACAGAGTCTGGAGTGGCAACACTTTTGTAGAAATATTTGCCCAGAGCAGTATTCCTGGCAAAACAGCACAACTATCATAAAGCCTACATATGCAACCTTAGAACTCTAAAAGCTCATACAAGGGAGCTATTGGGTCAAATACTTACCTCAGCAAATTCTGGAATGATCTAATTAAAGGTTTTCCAAACCAGGGCTGCTTCTTAATATGAAGCATACGAAGAGATATGTTTAAAAGGATAATGCCTTTGCAGATCTGTGGTGCCATAACTGCTGCCTGAAGACCAACAAGCCCTACATAAAGACCAGAAAAAGAAGATTCTTTAACGGTATCATGTGATCAACCTTAAAATTGTGAATTAAAGAACTGTTTGATATCTAAGGCTTCACTAGTTTTCCTAGAAAGTAGCACTGAAGAAACATATCAATGATTTGAATGGGGTGGCCATCATTTTGATGGAAATACTTGTATCCTATTGTCTTTGAAGACAAGCATTACAGAAACTGCTGTGAAGGTCACAGAGAGCATATTTTGCAGCAGTATCttcccaaaaaggaaaaaatcctACACAGGTCAAGAAGATGATCCTTCTGGTTGCCTGATATACAGATCAAATATAAAtatgttttaaaatataattctaAGCAGCAAGTATGAACAAAACAAGAGAGGCAGGAAAGCACAGCACACAGGCATGCATAACACTAAATGATTAGAGACTATCTTATAAACCAAATCTGAAAACACATATGAACatgacaagaaagaaaaagaaaatatgcatttaTCAAATGCTACAAGAGATGAAAGTCTAAGTACTGTATGACCAAAGTCTAGCCAGAACAGGCAAGATTGTTCAGAATTTAAATTAACACTTTTGTCATACAATTTCCAATGGCATCACAAGGATGGCAGGGATACCAAGTTCCTGGCTTGAGAGTTTGTAAGCCAACTTGATTCCAAGTTTGTCTAAATCAACCCAAAAAGTCAGAGATGATTTACACCCTTTTATTAAATGTTCCTGGAAATATTGGGAGTACTATTTATTAATATGCAAAACACAGAACATGTATAGCAGAGCCATGCATTATGAAAACTTGCTTTAAGACCCAAGAAGTGGTACCAATATATGATGAAATGGAAAGGCATTGAaccataataaaataaactgaaaTATGATTCTCGCTGACCAAAAATCAGTTGTGAAGTAAATGCTGTTCTTGTGGTTCTTATAATTGAATAAAAgtcataaaatctaaatttaatTCTACAATAGCATACTGCCTAAAGATGGTGTGTACAGctgctaaaaaaagaaaacaaaaggatTCACAATAAAAACATGCATAGATTGGTTAAACATTAAAGCTTAGAGTGAAGGATTAATTAACATGAGCCAAAACATTCAAAAGGTGGTCACCTCCAATGGAATTGCAAATAAAGAATGCTTCATCCTTAATCACATCTATGCAAAACTCATTTAGTTGGGTGGCCCATGTTTCAAATGTATAGAAGAGGTTGTCTCCAAATTGACGAGGATTTGGTTTATCCGAATATCCATAACCAATAAGATCAATTGAGTATACCCTATGTgattttgccagaacgggaatATTTTTCCTCCAATGATCACTGCAACCAGCCACAACTGAGTCACAAGTACTAACAGACACTTCAAGTACAGAATCACAGATACTGGAGAACAaaacttttaagaaatcaaCAGTTCTTATATTGAAACATGCATAAACCTTGAGAAGCTAGGCATGCAAATCTTTCaacattataaattaaaagaaatataaagataaaaaaatcagGTTCAAGCTTTTAGATTGTGACCAAAACCCTGCAAGAGAAATTGAGACTGCTCACAGTTCCTTGGATATATAAatcagttttatatattttttattctgtaATGCTAATGGCTGATCAGCTACTGGCTGATCACATAATGTATAACTATTTATCTTGTACTTTTCCTATTGATCTAGGCCACTCTGCAATGTGCTTGTAAAGAAAGGTGTAAAATTATGCATACTAGGTCACTCTCATGAATTCAACTTGACCTGGTATTATTAATCAAGACCTGATTCATCTTTTCAATgtagatatatattttatccATTTAATTGTTCTAATGTGGACTTTACATGAACATTTTGATTATTACATGGCACATGTGACACCTAATTCCAAGCATATCAGGGACCATCAGTACTGTAGTCAACCTGGATGATCTTAACCACGATCATAAAACTCTGTTTACATTTTGATTTCATAGTCACTGATTGGAGAATTGGTCGTTTCTTGTGcataaaacaaaggaaaaatacGGACCAGCTAATTGCAGTTTTTTTTCTGCATGTAATTTATACCAAATGTTTCCCTGCAATGCTGTATTGCAGAATAAGAGCAGACAAAGAGATTATCAATATGAAACACAGTTTTACAATTAAATGAGGCCCTTCTGTGGTTCAAACTTCTGCAATGAACAAACTTCACAATATTATCCACTATCATATTAGCTGACACCAAAGATTTACCATACAACCATATAGGAATATACTTCAACCGTTTGAAATTTAACCTTGTGTGCAACTTGTCCCACCTGCATAGTCCCTAGTTTAAACCAAAGTTCAAGTACCATACCATGCATGCAATTAGTACATGAATTTTTATGAAGCAAGAAAGCGTTTGGCTATTTGTGCATTTGATACCTATAGCAATTACGTGTCTGCTAATGAGAAGCAAAATGTAATTGATGTAGACCTGTTTGCTCCAAAACCATGAACTAAAACTAACGCAGGGCCACTGTTCCCAGAATACTGATAGCGAATAGAATAACCCCTCCAGTTCCATATGCTACAAGACAAGAAGATAAACCATCACACATTAAGAAAAACATGTTGGTTGAATCcaatgataacaaaaataaaacaaaaaacaaaaaaacaaaacaagatacAGAATAAAGACCCAATTCATGGGAACAAATTACCAATGCAAAAAAGTTAATAGAGCTCTGAATGTTGTCAACCACCATTTTCTTCcacatttttcatttaaaatcattaaaaaaaaaatgtgcgcgcacacacacacccTCATATAGACCTATAGATTGTATAATAGTAATTTAAAAGAAGCAGGAAATAGAAGAATATAAGGTGGATAATGgcaattttatggaaaaatctATGAACTCTTATATTCCCTGGGGAAGGGCAAACACAAGGGGACTCTAATTAAGCGTACTATATCTCCACATTATTTTGATTGAGGCATATTGACCCATCATAGAAATATTTGAAATGGGAAACAATCCAAAGTCTTTAATAGATAGAACCACTGGAAGTTTGATATTAGGCTCATTTCCCAAACCAAAATTACACTCTTCATCAAAGTGAAATTTTCCAGCATCTAGAATAAATAGGACAATCAAACAGCCATAATTCTTTCTATACAGGAGTCACCAACCAAGAGGTATCTAAGTGGTTGGGTCATCTTCAGAAAATCCAATATTAAAAAGGTAACATTTATGGcctattgaaaataaaaaggtcAAGATATTTTGTGTTACTAGACGTGTGTTGATGTCAGATCATATAGACCAagattaatatttattttacaatcaTCGAATGACATAAACCATGTCTTGCTCTGGTTTGACAGAAACTTGTTCTCATACCAAAGTTCGTAATCACTTTCACACCTACTGGCATATAGTTACAAATTTGAAGATGAGAAAATCTCCAATCTAGGACTCACCTACACAGACATGGTTTTCTTAACGATGGAATGGAAAATACTAGAAGGGGCTCAACTCATGCAATGTCGACAAGACAGAATTGTCAGCCTAGTGATctaaaaaaaaggcaaaacagagatttgaattttaaaataagctGGGCGCAAAACCCCCTTTGCTGGTAGCTACTTAAAACAATTGGAAtgctaaaacaaaaaacaagggCATTGTCATGACCGTAAAGAGGAAGGAATTCAGCCTAAATTGTTGTAGAACATGACTGGTGACTTCCTAAAAAGTATCACAAAAACATTTGAGAATTTGACAAAGCAAGAAGCCTCATTTATTTAAGGTCCTATGTGTTTTTCTGTCTTAGTCCTCTACATCTTTCTCTTTAacataagaaacaaaaatttgcaattgagGATGTTGAGATGGATGGATTGTAATAGAAGATATGATAAAGTAAGAAATGCACCCATTCAGCCATTCCTAAAGTACTTGTGTCATCACcatcagggaaaaaaaaaatgaaaagttgacTAACAAAATTAGTCCTTTACAATGAAGATTAATGACTGCAATGGTATAAAAGAGTGCTTGTTGAAAGAGCAAGAGGGTAAAGTCTGAAAGAGGTAGATATTCATGTTTTCCTTTAAGTAACATTCATCAGTTAGGAAGAACAGGATGGCTGATTAACACAACACTGTAATTCCCATTTTAAAGAGCATCAAAATAGAAATAACCTAGGAAGCACGGACACGGTTATGACAGTGACcaagcaatttttgaaaattataacatgaaacAGCTAGTACGACACCGGTATGGCACAAGTAAGACACGGATATGGCACGGGTATGACACTCTTAATGAGCATACATGCTTCCTAGGAAATAACTAAAACATCAAAAGAAGTCAAACACTAATTGTACATTAAATCAGAAACACTCATTCAACAAATTGACCACAATGTGGCACAACTAACTCATAatcacattcaaaaaaaatttctacagttaaaatacacacacacacgcacataaTCAactagtttcttcttttttggtctGGGCAGAACAAACATATGAACTCAAGTCTTTGAACTTTCTTTTTCACTAAGTTTCTTGGAAAACAAACATAACCTAATAACCAAAGAAACtttaaaaagaacaaagatTGAAAACCCATTACCGGCTTTGAACTTCAATCCCGGGGTCATTGTTCGATACCATGTCCTGAGTGGAAAGGCCATTCTCTTCAATCTGATCATTCAAACGAGAAAATGCCACAAACCCATTTGAATTAAACCGATGAAGATTAGAAATTCTGCGAAGAGTTGGATATTGTTGGAGATGGGTTCTGCATACAATCAGCTTCTTGTTTCTTGGAGAAGACAGAActggaaaatctggttttgaCAATGGCAGTGTAGAGGAAGCAGTAGTAGTAGTGCTTGCCATATAGCTTttgataaagagagaaaatacaaGAGTCCCGACCGAGGACGAGGAGTGAGTGTGTAAGTGTAATGAaactgagagtgagagagagctcACATGAATGGTTTACAATGGTTGTTCAATGGGTAGTTTTTAGAGGTTAAGGACAGTGGCAATGGTTCAATGTTTCATGTTTGGAATTTGTCCACGTTGCCAATATACTGCTGTCCTATGTGGCATGTCTATGTATCTTACAGTCGATGACATagataatattttcttcaatttatagccatgttaaaatacttatttaaagaaaaatatataggaaaGTACATATGgatcaagtcttttttttttttatagcttaaaaaaaaaaagtttatgtatatatatattttcttgggaaaaatatgaaagttatggtttggactttggagagaataaaagtatattttgatcattttctttGGATTTCATGAAAAAGTATCCTTGCAAATAAGTTTGAAatacttagagcattcacatcaatttgtgtaaaattttatctatttttgtaaaaaaatttacttttctattttacacaatcaCTTCCCAAAAACACCGTcaacaaattatttattatacactctattttatttaaataatcattattattattatttttattattattattattattatcatcccAAACCCACAAACGCTCACTTCTCTGGCCTCTCACCTCTCTCTTAGTCGTTGCTGATACTTtgcttgttcttcttcttcttctttgcaaTCTAGGTTTGATGGTTCATACTGATTTTGTATATGTGTTTGATTAGTTTGGGATATGAATGTACAAGGCACGTTGCTGGGATTCAAGAGAAGATAGTGAATGAATAGAGTcaagggaagagagagaatcttATGGGAgaggtgagagaaaaaaaaatttgtaaataaaatacaaagctACAATCGCTATAtatatttacacggttactgcagcaaaaatgtaaatacagtattatagataaactgatatgggtagtttttgagcaaaaatatgtaaatttgaGATATTTTTCTATATACACCCACTATGTGAGTGTTCTTACAAGCCTATGACAGGAAATTATAttgatttctcaaaatcaaacaattaacaATCAAATTAGAAGCAATGCAAAAAATGGATAATAATCATGtaatactagcctcatcacacgcacTAATCATGTGATCaatggctttttatttttttggtttaatgtcaaaactttcccTTCATCCCAATTTAAGGTTTATGTGTTTGTCCAATGATATTTATACATCTTTCAATCCCTGATATAGCTAGTAGTGTGATGATACATGTTAGAGaaattaccaataaaataatattttaattacaataaaaatataaatataaacaaacaatgtCGGACTGAGGCACGGAAatctcgctctctttaaggagatttaAGCCCTCTGCGGTTGGTAAAGCTTAGAAACCGATGCAGCATAAATTCACTTCTGACTTGTTCCCTCCAGGATATAACAGCC
Protein-coding regions in this window:
- the LOC115977385 gene encoding uncharacterized protein LOC115977385 isoform X1; protein product: MASTTTTASSTLPLSKPDFPVLSSPRNKKLIVCRTHLQQYPTLRRISNLHRFNSNGFVAFSRLNDQIEENGLSTQDMVSNNDPGIEVQSRIWNWRGYSIRYQYSGNSGPALVLVHGFGANSDHWRKNIPVLAKSHRVYSIDLIGYGYSDKPNPRQFGDNLFYTFETWATQLNEFCIDVIKDEAFFICNSIGGNQKDHLLDLWLVGLQAAVMAPQICKGIILLNISLRMLHIKKQPWFGKPLIRSFQNLLRNTALGKYFYKSVATPDSVRGILCQCYHDTSQVTEELVQKILNPGLEPGAADVFLEFICYSAGPLPEELLPQVKCPILIAWGDKDPWEPLELGRNYENFDSVEDFIVLPNVGHCPQDEAPHLVNPLVESFVARHATPSTSTSVSTTI
- the LOC115977385 gene encoding uncharacterized protein LOC115977385 isoform X2, producing the protein MASTTTTASSTLPLSKPDFPVLSSPRNKKLIVCRTHLQQYPTLRRISNLHRFNSNGFVAFSRLNDQIEENGLSTQDMVSNNDPGIEVQSRIWNWRGYSIRYQYSGNSGPALVLVHGFGANSDHWRKNIPVLAKSHRVYSIDLIGYGYSDKPNPRQFGDNLFYTFETWATQLNEFCIDVIKDEAFFICNSIGGLVGLQAAVMAPQICKGIILLNISLRMLHIKKQPWFGKPLIRSFQNLLRNTALGKYFYKSVATPDSVRGILCQCYHDTSQVTEELVQKILNPGLEPGAADVFLEFICYSAGPLPEELLPQVKCPILIAWGDKDPWEPLELGRNYENFDSVEDFIVLPNVGHCPQDEAPHLVNPLVESFVARHATPSTSTSVSTTI
- the LOC115977385 gene encoding uncharacterized protein LOC115977385 isoform X3; this translates as MASTTTTASSTLPLSKPDFPVLSSPRNKKLIVCRTHLQQYPTLRRISNLHRFNSNGFVAFSRLNDQIEENGLSTQDMVSNNDPGIEVQSRIWNWRGYSIRYQYSGNSGPALVLVHGFGANSDHWRKNIPVLAKSHRVYSIDLIGYGYSDKPNPRQFGDNLFYTFETWATQLNEFCIDVIKDEAFFICNSIGGNQKDHLLDLWLVGLQAAVMAPQICKGIILLNISLRMLHIKKQPWFGKPLIRSFQNLLRNTALGKYFYKSVATPDSVRGILCQCYHDTSQVTEELVQKILNPGLEPGAADVFLEFICYSAGPLPEELLPQVKDEAPHLVNPLVESFVARHATPSTSTSVSTTI